A window of Leishmania major strain Friedlin complete genome, chromosome 27 genomic DNA:
GCTCAGCAAGAGCACATACACCGTCCAAGACCTGACGCACATCTACAATGGCTGAGTGCACCGTTCCTGTGCCGTGGCCACAACTCTCGAGCACGGCCACTCGCGGTTCAGCGGAACAAGCCTGCTGCGGAGACGCCAagtcgcagccgcgccacggcAGGCGCTCGTGCAGGCAGTGCTGGTAACGCAGCGCGCACGAGTCCCCGCGAGAGTCGTCGCGGTGGGGTAGCGCCTCCGACGCGGACGAGGTGATGAGCCGGACTCCAGAGAGGACAAAACGAGACAGCCACGCCCAGTCCAGCCTCCGACGTGGCCCTGTCACAGACACCGGCGAAGAGGCCGCCGTTGAGGCTTTACCGCCGTCGGTGCAGCTTGACGTGGAGGTCACACGCTTGGACGGAGGTAGTTCAAACGCGACCCCCTCCTGTACAGCGTGCGCCAGGgccttcagcagcagtcgcagaGCCATGGCATGTTCTCCCGGCAAcagtggcggctgcgccatCGCGCCTTCTCTCGCTTGACGACGTgccggcgacgaggacggctGCTGCCTCACGCCATCGCCAGCACCGACATGGGGAGTGCCGGGTATGTCATACGCGCACGACGATCGACCCCACGCGCAACACCCACAAGAGGCACACACGTTGACCATGAAGAGCGGGCGAAGACGCACCGGCAACGGTgttgacggcgccgccaccccaGACGCCCCACTCGCCCCACACGAAGTGCAGACAGAGGTGGTCGCTACGCCCGACAGCCATGAGCGGCGAAGCCATCGCTCGTGTGACTgtggcgccgttgccgccgtctCTTCTGATCGTACCGCAGACAACACTTCCGACGCTGCGTTCACAGCGCCAGACAACTCGGAGTGTCGCATGGTGACGTCGCCGGGCAACGGTGAGCTCGgtggcaacagcagcgcctccaccaccgccgcagcgttCGTCGGAGaaagccgcgccgctgcctcactCCAGGCAAAGTGGTCGTGAAACAGACTCAGCACCTTGGCTGGACGGCGCGGTGCAAAGGCGCACGCGGTGCATGTATGACAGAGAGGCGCCGGTGTTGCGCCTGAGTCGCCATaagcatctgctgctgcgctgtggACAACGTTGACATGCATGCAGCCGTCATGCAAGCACAGCCACTGCGTAGCGCATGGAACGTGCAATGGGGCGTCTGCGCCTGCGGATGAACAGGCAGCCCCATCTTCCGTTTGCGATTCTGTCGCTCTAACGTCCACCACGATGCGCGCCACCTGTGTcacccaccgccgccacccgtCGGACAccgcccgctgcacctcgagcggccacgtcagcagcgcgtggcacTGCCAGCAATGAAGCATGCCAACACGGCTCTGTGCCATGCAGGAGGGGCACGCCTGCATCAGCCAAGGCAGCGCAatgaacggcgcggcagcgttgtACTTCTCTGAAAGGAGTGAGGGGCCAGGCGTCGCCCCCggcacaacggcagcagcggcaggccgGCCGGCGCCACAGAGTTCGCAGTGAGTACGTGTCCAGGGATTgagcgccgccgtgcactCGGCGCACCACCACAGATATGGTGAGTGCTGCCccgtagcagcagcggcaggagggATTGTGCCGGTGGCAGAGGCGGGCAAATGCGACGGCGAATCGGTCAACGATGACAAGGTCCTGCCACCGGCAGATGGCTTGTGCAGCTCTCGAACGCGCTGATAGAGAGCACCGCACCGTTCGCACCACGGCCGCATACGCGCCTCGATGGACTTGGGGCTGTGCCTACAACCCTCACAAGCTAGCGCAGCCGCAGAATTGCTTGCGCCATCGACCTCACCAGCAgagctggccgccgcctcgcgcttCTCCGGATCGGTCGTTGCTCgcccgcagccgcggcagaaGAACACGTGCTGCGGATCGTTCACGGTGCGGCAGTGCATGCACGTCCACtgtcgcagcggcacgacGCGTGCGATGGCGGCAGAAGCGGTGAACCGGTTGGCTGCGCGACCGGCGCCGGTaacggtggcagcggcagcagcagcagcagcggcgaagcgccTACCCGCGGCAGTCGTGAGGTCTTGTGTCCGCACATGCGCAAGGCCTGCATCGATTGTGGAAGCGCGTAGCAAGGGATCTGCCGCTGACGAAGATGACTGCGGCACCTCGCCGCTGTTCTGAAACGACAGAGGTGGGACCAACACTGTCCCACACACGTCGCAGCTCAACCCATGATCATCCCGGTCGTCCGCGGATGACGTCAAGCACCCGCACgcgcggcactgcagcagcaccgtcgacAAGGCATGGCATCGCTTGCAGGCTCGTGCGTACCGACTGTTCCACAGGTAGCACGCGCTGCATTGCCAGGGCTgacgctgctcctcctcggcgcgaCGGTACTGCAAGATGACGCTGACGCGATCGTGGAAGAAGCCGATGCTCCGTCCAGACAGAGTGGCTGCCCTCTGCACGGTCGCAATGACAGAGCCGGTCGGGCTGatggcagccgcggcggcagagtgCCGCGCTAACGAGCGCAACAGCCGTTCGAGAGCCTCCAAGGCGATACGCGGCATCAAGCGCAGTGTGTCCAGAGCATAACGCTCCGTGAAGCCAGCGTTCCACGCGCGGCAGCcggcgaggagctgcgcatcACATGACATGAGCGCTGATTTCTCCGTGTCTTGCGTTGAagctgtggtggtggtcacTGGTACACATAGCCGATACGCGAGGGATGTGGGCATGGCAACGTTTGCGTGAGAACGAGACCCGTGGCTGGTGGTCGAGTGTCTAGCTGCAGGCATGCCGGCAAGCTTGTAGAGCACTCCAAGCAACCACACCACCGTCAGCGCTAGCCGCACATCACTTGCTGCAGGGACGTTGTCGGCGTCGACGGTTGATGGAGCACCTAAAGTCCCCGATGGCGCCATCGACGGCGGAGTCATCAGCTGCACCAGACGCGACAACAGCAGTCGAGCGACCGGTAGCTGAGGATAGCCACAGAGGATCCTTGCTGTCACCGCACGGAGGTACTGATCCGTGAGGGATAGCTCCAGTGACGTCGAAGGAGACGCTGGTGAGGCCCCAGCGCCGTCACAGCTGCGTCGACACAAGTACGGCGCCACGCACGACGCCCAGAGCTCCACTGTCTTGGCCAGAAGCCCTTTATGCGGGTTTTCAGCGAGATGGCAGCGCAGAACATATGTGCAGAGCACCGCCGTCATGCGGGCGCGCTCTTCTGCGGACGTGCGCGGCTGtcgtgacggaggcggcaacACAGACGGGGAGTCTGCAGAGGTGCTGAACTTTGATCTGATGTGCCGCCGTGCAGATAATGGGGACGTGGCATCGGCATCGTTGTGGATGCCGTAGATAGCGGCGTCCTCTGACGCCGAAGTGAGGCCTCGCACGACTGCGTGAAGGCACAGAGGAAGCGGAATCGGTAGTGAGTATAGGTGCGCGTACAAGGAATGCAGCCGCGTACGCAGCTCTGCAGGGAGTGgtacctcctcctctcccgcaCTGCCGTCGATagaggtggcagcggcgtctggAGAGGATCCTGAGGCACGAACTGCGTGGCACCACTGTGAGTGCTGTACcaaggcggcggctgcaccctccatcgcctccagcagcagctggcgcaccgccatcgcactggtgggcagcagcaacggaggaggggatgTAGAGGAGACGGCCGACGGATACGTCGCTGACGCCTCTCGCGGGGTCGCACTCGCCTGCAACAACGATTCCAGCACCTCCACAGCGACGCTGTACTGCCCACACTGCAGCAACGCCCGCCCCACCTCCCAGCTAGCCCCCATCGATGGATAGCGAAGGTAGAGTGCGCAAATCTGCTCCGGCGTGCCCCAGCGGGCGAGCACCTTGGCACTCAGGCGAAGTCCCTCCTGCAGTTTGGCAATCAGCCCGGCACGAGTGCGTTGTTTGAGGCACCGCAGCAACGTGGACCTTCGTGCAAGTGACATAGAGTAGGATGCACCACGGTCTTTGGTCGCTGCTGACTCAGCGTCGATGTTATCACCCGACTCGGCAGACTCAGAGTCGGTGCCAGCCCTTTCCGTTACCTCGCCGTCTGAAGCCTCCAGCATGGTGAGATGTAGCGCACACTCTTGCTGAAGCC
This region includes:
- a CDS encoding conserved hypothetical protein (previous protein_id=AAZ09973.1), whose protein sequence is MAMPEQMLRGTPPPPPAKPSSQQEGDLVRLNREVRALGDLLRAYRFSYRPLPMCVPKMTPSVSNTAHSSRGGSRKDKRAPAQLVATSTDAEEAWLLPLQRDVVQCVLRRLQVMELALKRLVARGTSQKGGALGSPAKAVREEVTAFFAEEIRVVAELVALRGVHERDAQSLTCLVHVLTAAADAGVVVSVATLVEAAAAAVQHSQCGVNEGGASVGTAAWCSCVPWLLHCYSTTHMCVSPSLLTTSVQTPGDGAANWSAASAWMTAAADRVCATQSAELLQLTPTPAEARRGGVMAGSGADTSVQREKAARAHTFGPWQGVLDAEATHTAEAQTYVFEGDGGGNRKAAGETWLRDWCAGCGITDVGGESNSDSTGTWHPYWKLVVSGMVRNCARAVDAIVELSEGTDEERRSDALSSARPKATRHRSPASSSSTPATLEEIQFYAVGSYVSLRRIASSLQRHHRLMPLLQLHEMVSGFVGPSGAVAGALLPPPQRRRWHENDAPRRRADGVCSSLSTGAAAAQWRRRLLSGELLQPLFSAPASQGERRRHCPRNRPPPAYLPQRHQAGAMLWREVALFDAYTLITIGHVSEHAVDGAEVDKNAVLQQLAWLQQECALHLTMLEASDGEVTERAGTDSESAESGDNIDAESAATKDRGASYSMSLARRSTLLRCLKQRTRAGLIAKLQEGLRLSAKVLARWGTPEQICALYLRYPSMGASWEVGRALLQCGQYSVAVEVLESLLQASATPREASATYPSAVSSTSPPPLLLPTSAMAVRQLLLEAMEGAAAALVQHSQWCHAVRASGSSPDAAATSIDGSAGEEEVPLPAELRTRLHSLYAHLYSLPIPLPLCLHAVVRGLTSASEDAAIYGIHNDADATSPLSARRHIRSKFSTSADSPSVLPPPSRQPRTSAEERARMTAVLCTYVLRCHLAENPHKGLLAKTVELWASCVAPYLCRRSCDGAGASPASPSTSLELSLTDQYLRAVTARILCGYPQLPVARLLLSRLVQLMTPPSMAPSGTLGAPSTVDADNVPAASDVRLALTVVWLLGVLYKLAGMPAARHSTTSHGSRSHANVAMPTSLAYRLCVPVTTTTASTQDTEKSALMSCDAQLLAGCRAWNAGFTERYALDTLRLMPRIALEALERLLRSLARHSAAAAAISPTGSVIATVQRAATLSGRSIGFFHDRVSVILQYRRAEEEQRQPWQCSACYLWNSRYARACKRCHALSTVLLQCRACGCLTSSADDRDDHGLSCDVCGTVLVPPLSFQNSGEVPQSSSSAADPLLRASTIDAGLAHVRTQDLTTAAGRRFAAAAAAAAATVTGAGRAANRFTASAAIARVVPLRQWTCMHCRTVNDPQHVFFCRGCGRATTDPEKREAAASSAGEVDGASNSAAALACEGCRHSPKSIEARMRPWCERCGALYQRVRELHKPSAGGRTLSSLTDSPSHLPASATGTIPPAAAATGQHSPYLWWCAECTAALNPWTRTHCELCGAGRPAAAAVVPGATPGPSLLSEKYNAAAPFIALPWLMQACPSCMAQSRVGMLHCWQCHALLTWPLEVQRAVSDGWRRWVTQVARIVVDVRATESQTEDGAACSSAGADAPLHVPCATQWLCLHDGCMHVNVVHSAAADAYGDSGATPAPLCHTCTACAFAPRRPAKVLSLFHDHFAWSEAAARLSPTNAAAVVEALLLPPSSPLPGDVTMRHSELSGAVNAASEVLSAVRSEETAATAPQSHERWLRRSWLSGVATTSVCTSCGASGASGVAAPSTPLPVRLRPLFMVNVCASCGCCAWGRSSCAYDIPGTPHVGAGDGVRQQPSSSPARRQAREGAMAQPPLLPGEHAMALRLLLKALAHAVQEGVAFELPPSKRVTSTSSCTDGGKASTAASSPVSVTGPRRRLDWAWLSRFVLSGVRLITSSASEALPHRDDSRGDSCALRYQHCLHERLPWRGCDLASPQQACSAEPRVAVLESCGHGTGTVHSAIVDVRQVLDGVCALAEHRVRGSLSCSRSPRRQHRGKGDHAHQEHASAPALPPCLQDAWTRRLILAALELIDVVNASTVCDEIGFATLRRLCLLLRPDEAEHINTETKWAYLQDMKLSRSHVLRGCVQCEQCLTTHGPDQPCAAP